The window AAACATAAAACAAGAGTGATCAGCATATTGGTCACTTTTTTTATTTGTATTACTTTTGTGCGATGCGTATTTTTAAATATCTAACAGTTCTTATTATTCTTTTAGGAGGTGCTTATGCTGCTTCCATGTATTATTTTGTGGATGAAAGTAAGAATTTTACTGTGGAGAAAGAGATTGATTATCCGGTAGATAAAGTTTTTGCACAGTTTAATAATCTTCAGAATTTTACGCGATGGAATAACTTTTTACCAGTTCACAGTCTATGGACATAGATTATTATACGCCGTATGAAGGACAGGGAAGTGCCATTAGCTATGTAGACAAACAAAATGATACTGATGGTGAAATGTTCATCCGTTATGAGAACCTTAATAAAACTTTAAAATATCAGCTTTTTGAGGATGAAAATGAAAATCCGACATTGGTTGACGTTAAATTTAAGCCTGTTTCTGCTGAAAAGACCAGAATAACGTGGTATGTACATACACCGAAACTATCTGTTTGGAGAAGAGTAGAAAACTTTTGGACAGAAGACCGCTTTGCTGAAAACATCAGCAAAAGTATGGCTAATCTTAAAAATTCACTGGGAAATAAGGTTGAAAAAGATAATCAGATGGCGGCGATTAAATATGACAGCCTGATGGTGGAAAATGAAGAAGATCAATTGTTGTTGGGAATCAATGTAAGCACCGCCAATAAAAAGGATGCGCTGTACAAAAATATCGTGATGAATTATAATAAAGTCTATAATTTTGTAACGATGGACCTTGGTAAAAGAGACGATGAATTCGGGTATCCGGTTCTGATGACTGATGCAGACAATTACAAAGATAAAGAAGTTTCCTACTTCCTCGGAATTCCACTTTCTAAGAAAATTGGAGTGTCCGACAATAACTTTAATTTTAGATCTGTAAACCCGTCTCAAAACTATGTAATGTACTACAAAGGGAGCTATGAAGGCCGAATTAAGGCTATTCAGCAGCTGATTCAGAAAGCCAAAAAAGACGAGATGCGCTTCGGAGATATCCGTCAGACCTTTATTGAACGTCCGATGGAAGGTCAGGAGGTGAACGTTAAGCTCTCATTATCAGTGTATAAATGATTTTTTTTTAATTATTTTTTTCTTAAGTTTTTTTAACGGTTTTAGACTGTTCTAACTCGGTTTTTTTTATTAAATTTGAAGATTAATTCTACAAATAAATTTTAATAAATAGATAAACTGTAATAATGGACAGATTTTCATTCCTAAACGCAGCTCATTCTCAGTTAATTGAGGATTTATACCAACAGTACTTAAAATTCCCAGATTCTTTAGAACCATCATGGAAAGCTTTCTTTCAAGGCTTCGATTTTGCTTTGGAGAACTACGGAGATGACGATAACATTCAATTTATTCAGGCTCCGGCCAACGCTGCTCCAGCAGTACAACAAATTTCTCAGGCAGTATCAAGCGGAGAAGTTCCTGAACACATCAAGAAAGAATTTAAGGTCGTAAACCTTATTGAGGCTTATAGAACAAGAGGGCATTTGTTTACAAAAACAAACCCGGTTAGAGAAAGAAGACACTATACTCCTACTTTAGATATCGAGAACTTTGGTCTTTCTGCAGCAGACTTAAACACAAAATTCAACTGTGCCGTTGAAACAGGGATGAAAGAACCTGCTACTTTGGCAGATTTAATCAAGCACCTTGAAAATATCTACTGTGACTCTATCGGGGTAGAATATACATACATCAACAATGTTGAAGAAAAAGATTTCATCAAAAAATGGCTTCAGGTAAACGAAAACCATCCAAGCCTTTCTGCGAATGAAAAAACAGAAATTTTATTAAAATTAAATCAGGCAGTAGCCTTTGAAAATTATCTTCACACAAAATTTGTAGGTCAGAAAAGATTCTCACTGGAAGGTGGAGAAACATTAATCCCTGCTTTAGATCAGCTGATCTCAAGATCTTCTCAATTAGGAGTAGATGAAGTGGTATTAGGAATGGCACACAGAGGAAGACTCAATGTTTTAACCAACATTTTCGGTAAATCTTACAAGCAGATATTCTCAGAATTTGAAGGAAAAGAATTCGAAGAAGATGTGTTCTCAGGTGACGTTAAATATCACTTAGGATCATCTAAAAAGATCAAAACTGCTTCTGGAGAAGAAGTTTGTATCAACCTGACTCCAAACCCATCTCACCTTGAAACGGTAGCGGCTTTGGTAGAAGGAATCTGCCGTGCAAAAGTAGATGATAAGTACAAAGATTACTCTAAAGTATTACCAATCATCATTCATGGTGACGGTGCTATTGCAGGACAAGGTATTGCTTATGAAGTAGCTCAGATGATGACTTTAGAAGGTTATAGAACAGGAGGTACAGTTCATATCGTTGTCAATAACCAGGTTTCATTTACAACAAATTACATGGACGCTAGATCTTCAACATACTGTACAGACATTGCAAAAGTTACAGAATCTCCTGTAATGCACGTAAATGCTGACGATGCTGAAGCTGTGGTTCACGCGATCCATTTTGCTGCTGATTTCAGAGCGAAATTCGGAAAAGATGTTTATATCGACCTTTTAGGATATAGAAAATATGGGCATAATGAAGGTGATGAGCCAAGATTTACCCAGCCTAACTTATATAAAACAATTTCAAAACACCCGAATCCAAGAGAAATTTATAAAGATAAATTACTTAAAGACAGTGTTACTTCTAACGATGTAATTGCTAAAATGGAAACGGAATTCAAAGCTCTTCTAGATAAAGACTTTGATGCTTCTAAAGAAATTGAGAAAAACGTAATGGACGTGTTCATGGCTGAAGATTGGGTAAACTATCCAATCGGAAAAAGAGGAGCAGTTCAGTTACCGGTTGATACAAAATATGACTTAGCTAAGTTGAAAGAATTGGCGATTAAAATGTCAACACTTCCAGCGGATAAGAAATTTATCAATAAAATTACAAGACTTTTCGATAACCGTGTTAAAGCGATTGAAGGAAACTCATTAGATTGGGCACTAGGAGAGTGGTTAGCATATGCTACACTTCTTGTAGAAGGTCACAATGTGAGAATTTCCGGGGAAGATGTAGAAAGAGGTACATTCTCTCACAGACACGCTGTCGTAAAAACAGAAGATACCGAAGAAGAATATATCCCATTAAAACACGTTTCAGAAAGCAGATTTGATGTATTCAACTCTCACCTTTCAGAATATGGTGTTCTAGGTTTCGACTACGGATATGCAATGGCTTCTCCAAATACATTAACGATCTGGGAAGCTCAGTTTGGAGATTTCGTGAACGGTGCACAGATTATTGTTGACCAGTACTTAGCTGCTGCAGAAGAAAAATGGAAAATCCAGGACGGATTGGTGATGTTATTGCCACACGGTTCAGAAGGACAAGGTGCAGAACACTCTTCAGCAAGATTAGAGAGATTCTTAACACTTTGTGCTAACGAAAACATGGTAGTAGCAAACATTACTTCACCAGCCAACTACTTCCACTTATTAAGAAGACAGTTGAAATGGGCATTCAGAAAACCATTGGTAATAATGAGCCCTAAATCTTTATTGAGACATCCTAAAGTGGTTTCTCCGCTTGAAGATTTCGCAACAGGTTCATTCCAGCCAATTTTAGATGATCCAACTGCAGATCCTAAAAAAGTAGAAAAATTAGTTCTTTGTTCAGGTAAACTATACTTCGAATTATTAGCGAAGAAAGAAGAATTGAATTGTGAAAATATTGCATTAGTAAGATTCGAGCAGTTATATCCGCTTCAGACTGATGCTATTGAAGCAATCTTCAACAAATACGAAAACAGAAAACAATTAGTGTGGGCTCAGGAAGAACCTGAAAACATGGGGGCTTGGTCTTATATCCTGAGAAACTTCAGAGATACAGGAATCCAGGTAGTATCTCCGGTACCAAGCGGTGCTCCTGCTCCAGGTAGCCACAAAATGTTTGAGAAAAACCAAAATGCAGTAATCAATAGAGTGTTCGACAGAGACGATGCTCCTGCAAAAAGACCTGTTACAGCTTAATTAAAATAATATCCAATTAAAAAATAAAAAATACTCGATATGTCAGTTTTAGAAATGAAAGTTCCTTCACCGGGCGAATCAATCACAGAAGTTGAAATTGCAACTTGGCTTGTAAAAGATGGTGATTATGTAGAAAAAGATCAACCTATCGCTGAAGTAGATTCAGACAAAGCAACTCTTGAATTGCCAGCAGAACAAAGTGGTGTTATCACTTTAAAAGCAGAAGAAGGTGAGGTGGTACAAGTAGGTCAGGTAGTTTGTTTAATTGATATGGATGCTGCAAAACCAGCTGGTGGTGCACCTGCTGCTGAAGCTCCAAAACAGGAAGAAGTAAAAGCTGCTGAACCTGCTAAACAAGAAGCTCCGAAACCTGCTGCTCCAGCTGCTGCTCCAACAACTTATGCTACAGGAGCTCCATCTCCGGCTGCTAAGAAAATCCTTGACGAAAAAGGAATGGATGCTGCACAGGTTTCAGGAACAGGAAGAGACGGAAGAATCACTAAAACTGATGCTGAATTGGCAGCAGTTCCTGCATTAGGAGGAAGCCCTCTTACAGCTACAGGTTCTAGATCTACTACTACAACTAAACTTTCAGTTTTAAGAAGAAAAATCGCTCAGAGATTAGTTTCTGTGAAGAATGAAACAGCGATGTTAACAACTTTCAATGAAGTTGACATGTCTGAAATCTTCAGATTAAGAAAACTATATAAAGAAGAATTTGCTCAAAAACACGGAGTAGGACTTGGTTTCATGTCTTTCTTCACAAAAGCGGTTACAAGAGCATTAGAAATGTATCCTGATGTGAATGCATCAATTGATGGAGACTTCAAAGTAAACTATGATTTCTGCGATATTTCAATTGCGGTTTCAGGTCCTAAAGGATTAATGGTTCCTGTATTGAGAAATGCAGAAAACATGTCTTTCAGCGCTGTTGAAGCAAACATCAAAGATCTTGCTACAAAAGTAAGAGATGGTAAAATTACTGTTGATGAAATGACTGGTGGTACTTTCACGATTACAAACGGTGGTACTTTCGGATCTATGTTATCTACACCAATCATCAACCCGCCGCAATCTGCAATCTTAGGAATGCACAACATCATCCAGAGACCAGTAGCTGTTGACGGACAGGTAGTAATCAGACCAATGATGTATGTTGCAATGTCTTATGACCACAGAATTATTGATGGAAAAGAATCTGTAGGATTCCTGGTAGCAGTAAAAGAAGGTATCGACAATCCTGTTGAAGTATTAATGGGAGGTGACGAAAGAAAAGGCCTTGGATTATAGTTTTTAATAAAATTATAATGTAAATATATAATCTCGCCTTAAAAAAGGCGAGATTTTTGTATCTATTAAGAAAAATACTACAATGATGTTTTCAAAAATGACTTCCAATATCAAAGTTTCAGTAATACCTGAATATGATAGTAAAAACAGTTATCCTTCCGAAAACCGTTATGTTTTCAAGTACAATATCACCATAGAAAATGACGGAAGCTTTCCTATAAAAGTACTGAAAAGAAAATGGCTCATCTTTGATGTAGGATTCGGATATACAGAGATTATCGGTGACGGCGTCATCGGCCTGACTCCAGAAATAGGAACCGGCGAAAATTTCGCTTATTTTTCCAATGTAATGCTTCGTTCCGGAGTAGGCAATATGAGCGGAAAATACCTGATTAAAAACCTGGAAACACAGGAAACTTTAGAGATCGATATCCCGAAATTTAATCTGCTCTCGGAAGTTTTAAGTAATTAAAAGAATTATTCTTTAATCAATTGATGTCTGCTAATACCACTTTGAGATTTTACTTCCATAAAGTAGCCCCCTTTCAGCAGGTTAGAGACATTAATTTCAGTATCGGAAGAATGACTTTGAAGGATTAATTTTCCTTCCGGATTATAGACTTTTATCCATTCCACACGTTCAGTATTTTTAAGATGAATAACACCTTCCTTTACAGGATTAGGGTAAATGCTTACTGTTTTGTAGGATTGTTTAGACTGGTTCTCCTTGGTTCCCAAAAGTCCTGAGTGATAAAAAGCCTGATCTCCATAGCTGTTGGTGATAACAAGATCTCTCGTTCCACCGTTATAAGTAATCTGATAGTTATAATTATTAGCGCTTAAGCTAAAATATTCATAATACTGAGTATAAAAAGCTATATTTTCAGGAAGTGTACAGGTATTTGTATTTCCAACTCCCATAGCCCAGGAATTAAAGCTATTGGCAGTTATTTCAATATTATATAGCTTGGCCCAAATATTAGCTCCGCATATAGGAGCGTTCATGTCTGTCGTAGCGTTAGGTCCAGATGAAAATGTTAAAACAGGGCTAGCTATTTCACTGTTTTGAGGAAGAGTATAGGTAACGTTACTTTTTACGATTTTCTTTAAATGCCAGTCTGCACCATGAAGTGCTGTTTGGGCATGGATAAAAGTACCGGCGATTGCGGTAAGAGATAGTAAAATTTTTTTCATGGTTTTTGTTTTAAAGTTACAGTTTTTTAATATAGTTCTTTAAAACAGATTCATTTATTTCCTCATTTCTTGTAATAAAAAGCTTTTCAAATGCCAACAGGGATATTTTTGCACAAACCTCTGCATCAGCACCCGCTCTGTGGTGGTTGAATTGAATCTGATGGTATTCTGCCAAAGGTTTCAGACCATATTTTGGAAGATAGTTCCATGATTTTTTGGCAAGCTGTATGCTGCACAAGTAATTCATTTTAGGAGGGAATATTCCATAATGTTCAAAACAGCCTCTTAAAACTGAAGCATCAAACCCTGCATTATGGGCAATCATCAGTGATCCATACATTAATTCTTCTGCCTCATACCAAATCTCATCAAAGGTAGGAGCATCCTGTACATCTTCCGGCTGTATGCCGTGTACTGCAATATTGAATTTACTAAAATAGGGGAAACTGGGAGGTTTTATTAACCATGTTTTCGTCTCAACAATCTTGGAGTCCTGTACCACACAGATTCCCATCTCACAAGCAGAGCTTTTCTCATGAGTGGCTGTTTCAAAATCTATTGCACAGAAATCCATTGATATAATATTGATTAATTGTTATTGTTTTAACAGATTTTTATTTAATGTTCTAAAGATCAACATTCCAGGTTGGATACAATGTAACACTATCTGCTGCTTTTAATTTATTTCTTGTTTCCACCTAAAAAATGTTTAAAGATTAGCCATTTTGACTGATAGAATTGATCTTTCTGATGGTTCTGACGAAGTTTCCAGGTTCCGGGAAGTTGTGTGTAGAAACCAAAATGGGCCCTTAAAACAGCCCAAAGGTGTGGAAATCCATACTTTAATCCAAAATAAATTCCAGCGACTCCATCCAGACAAAGCCTGAAAAAGATCAGCCAGATCAGTTTAGGAAATGGAAGGTTCTTAAGCATCATAGACAGATTATTCCTAATATTTAGATACGTTTTCTGAGCACTCTGCTTGTTCAGAGTTCCACCGCCTACATGGTATACTGTAGATTTTCCCGTATAAAAGATCTTCTTTCCTGAATTAATGAGTCTCCAGCAAAGATCAATTTCTTCCTGATGGGCAAAAAAACGTTCATCAAAACCTTTCTGTTCCCAAAAATCTTTGGAACGGATAAAAAAGCAGCATCCTGATGCCCAGAAAATTTCTGTTTCATCATTATATTGTCCTTTGTCTTCCTCTAGATCATCAAATACACGTCCTCTGCAGTAAGGATAGCTTAAATTGTCTATTAAACCACCTCCAGCACCTGCAAATTCAAAGGATTTTTTATTATGATAAGATAATATTTTAGGTTGAATAGCTGAAATTGTTGAATTCTTTTGAAATAAACTCAATACTGGTTCTATCCAGTTTTCTGTAACTTCTACATCCGAATTAAGAAGACAGTAATATTCATTGTTAATCTTCTTCAATCCTTCATTATAGCCTCCTGCAAACCCATAGTTTTTATCATTTCTAATGATTTTTACAGAAGGAAAATGGGTATTTAAAAATGTTATAGAATCATCTGTAGAAAGATTATCAATAACATAAATATCTGCATCTTGAGAAAACTGAACTACACTCGGAAGAAATTTTTCCAGCCAGTTTTTCCCATTCCAGTTTAAGATGGCAACCGCCAGTTTGTTCTGCATGTACATCTAATTTTTTTCAGTATCAAAGATTTTAATAGAGTCCTGATACTTCCACTTTCTGTGAGACCAAAGATAATTATCCGGATGCTTGTGTAAGGTGTTTTCAAGCATCTTGTGAAATTTTCTTACCACCTCATGCTCTGTAAATTTTTCATTATCCGGGTAGATTCTGTAGTAATTCACTTGATAGTAACCACGTTTCACTTTTTTCATTTCACAATAAATAAAAGCGAGATCCATTCGGGTAGCTAATTTATCATAACCGATGAAAGCAGGCGTTCGTTGATTCAAAAACTCTAAACCATACGTAACATGAGAGAAATGTGGAGTTTGATCTGCCACAAACATATAGATAGAATCACCATTATTAGGCGATTTAAATATGTTTCTAATAACTTCATTGGCTTCCAGGGCTTCATTTCCGAACTTATTTCGAACTTTTTTCATCTGGTTTTCCCAAAAATTACTGTTTACTTTTCTGTACACCGGATGGCAGTGCTTTTGGGGGACAATTTTTGCTAAAGCATTAATCCATTCCCAATTAAAGACATGCCCTGCAAGTAAAATAATATTTTTACCTTCTGCTTTCACTTCGTGAAACAGATCCTGATTGATATGCTGCATCCGCACTCTTGCTTCTGTTTCAGAAATACTGAATGATTTGATGGTTTCTACCAGGTAATCGGAAAAGTTGTGATAGAATTTTTTTCGGATTTTCTGAATCTCATCCTCTGATTTTTCAGGAAAGGAATTTCTAAGATTTTGGGTAATCACTTTTTTCCTATACCCTACCAAATAGTAATTTAGGAAGAACATAACGTCCGAAAAAACATACAATATTCTAAGCGGAAGTTTTGAGATGAAAAATAATATTTTGATTAAAAAGCTCATAAAACAGGCAAATTTAGTGATAAAAAAATTATGGTTCTATTTTTGTAGGGAGATAAGTAATATTTTTTTATTTTTATGTTATGAAAAAATTAACAATTTTAGCTTTTCTGGGATTAGGTGTATTAAGCTTTTCACAGAATACCAATCTACCAAAAGAAGAAAGAGTACGAGATAATGCGCTTTTGGTAAAAACTGATCATGCAGAATTGGATGCGAAGAAGAAAGCTGCAGAAGAAAAGGCAAAACTTCCGAAACCATATAATCCAAAAGCTGATGCTCAGGCAGATATTAATAAATTAGTAGCGCAGGCTAAAAAAGAAGGGAAAAATATTATGATCCAGGCTGGTGGAAACTGGTGTATCTGGTGTCTTCGATTTAATAACTTCGTACAGCAAACTCCTGAATTGAAAGAATTAGTAGATAAAAACTATTTATATTATCACCTGAATTATTCTCCGGATAATAAAAATGAAAAAGTTTTTGTTCAGTATGATAATCCAGGTGAAAAGTTTGGATATCCTGTGTTTATCGTTTTGGATAAGAATGGTAAAATGATTAAAGTTCAGCAGAGTGATGTACTTGAAGAAGGAAAAGGGTACAGTAAAGACAAGGTAAAAGAATTTTTCAACGCTTGGAAACCTAAAGCATAAAAACATAAGGTTGTTTCTACTGGAAGCAACCTTTTTTATTAATATCCTTGTTACAAATTTTCAGAGCAATTTTTTAATCCAGCTTAATTTTTTCTCAGAATACGGTGGGTATTTAATATTAGGTTCACCCCAGGTCGCTTTTTCCAGAATTGCTTTCTGGTGAGAGAAGGCTGCAAAACCGAATTTTCCATGATAATTTCCTATTCCTGAATTTCCTACGCCTCCAAATGGCAGATTGTCATTGCTCAAATGCATTACAACATCGTTAATACACCCGCCTCCAAAAGATAATCTTTGTGTAAAGTTTTCCTTTTCTTCAGCATTATTGGTGAAAAGATAAGCTGCCAGAGGTTTTTCCAGCTCCAATACAGCATTCAGAGCTATATTGTAGTTGCTAAAGCTGATAACAGGTAAGAGAGGTCCAAAGATTTCTTCTTCCATGATTGGATCTTTCCAGTCTATATTGTGAAGAATAGTAGGTTCTATATATCGATTTTCTTCATCAAAATTTCCACCAAAGTATATTTTTTCTTGATCAATAAGATGGATCAAGCGCTGAAAATTTCGTTGATTGATGATCCGGGTATATTGTTCAGAATCCGCACTGTATTTGAATTCTCTACTATATTTTCTCAACATTTCCAGAAACTGTTCCTGTATGCTTTCATCTACCAATAAATAATCAGGAGCAACACAGGTCTGCCCGGCGTTCAGGAATTTTCCCCACACAATTCTTTTGGCAGCAATCTCAAGATTGGCATTTTTAGTAACAATGGCAGGAGACTTTCCTCCCAATTCAAGAACAACGGGTGTTAAATGCTCGGCTGCTGCTTTATAGATGATTTTCCCAACTTTGGTACTTCCTGTAAAGAATATTTTATCAAATTTCAATTTCAGAAGCGCTGTTGTTTCATCAATTCCACCTTCGTATACATACAAATATTCAGGAGGAAAGTTCTTATTGATGATGGTTGACATTGCTTTCATGGTATTTTCTGCAATTTCACTTGGTTTCAGAATACAGCAGTTTCCGGCAGCCATAGCGGCAATAATAGGAGATAGGGATAATTGATAAGGGTAATTCCATGCTCCAATCACCAGAATATTACCCAATGGTTCGGAATGAATCTTACTCTTTCCAAGCTGATTCACCAGATTTGTGCTTACTTTTTGGGGTTTTGCTAGTGATTTTAGATTTTTCAGATAATAGTCAATATCATTCAGAATAAAAGAGATCTCTGTAGTGAAGGTATCAAATTTAGATTTGCCAAAATCTTTGTAAATAGCTTCGTAGAGCATGTTTTCGTTGGAGATGATAAGGTTTCGGAGCTTTTCAATATACATTTTTCTGAAGGCAAGGCTTTTGGTTTGCTGTGTTTTGAAAAAGTCTCTCTGACTCTGTAAAATTTCTTCGATTTCCATGTGATGGCTTTTCAGTTAAACGTAAGTGCTGATTTGATATTATAATGAAAAAAACGCAACAATAAACCGGCCAAAGTTGGGGGGATGGGAATTGGAAATGGAAAGTTGAAGGAATTTTTGAGGCTTAGAAGATGTTGGTTATTTAAAGATTATTTTAATCCAACCTTAGATTTTCAAACGCTATGATCGCTAAGATAACTTTAATGCTGCTTATCTTTCCGTTCGCAAAGGCACTTCGTTCAGCT of the Chryseobacterium capnotolerans genome contains:
- a CDS encoding SRPBCC family protein, with translation MRIFKYLTVLIILLGGAYAASMYYFVDESKNFTVEKEIDYPVDKVFAQFNNLQNFTRWNNFLPVHSLWT
- a CDS encoding polyketide cyclase, giving the protein MDIDYYTPYEGQGSAISYVDKQNDTDGEMFIRYENLNKTLKYQLFEDENENPTLVDVKFKPVSAEKTRITWYVHTPKLSVWRRVENFWTEDRFAENISKSMANLKNSLGNKVEKDNQMAAIKYDSLMVENEEDQLLLGINVSTANKKDALYKNIVMNYNKVYNFVTMDLGKRDDEFGYPVLMTDADNYKDKEVSYFLGIPLSKKIGVSDNNFNFRSVNPSQNYVMYYKGSYEGRIKAIQQLIQKAKKDEMRFGDIRQTFIERPMEGQEVNVKLSLSVYK
- a CDS encoding 2-oxoglutarate dehydrogenase E1 component; this translates as MDRFSFLNAAHSQLIEDLYQQYLKFPDSLEPSWKAFFQGFDFALENYGDDDNIQFIQAPANAAPAVQQISQAVSSGEVPEHIKKEFKVVNLIEAYRTRGHLFTKTNPVRERRHYTPTLDIENFGLSAADLNTKFNCAVETGMKEPATLADLIKHLENIYCDSIGVEYTYINNVEEKDFIKKWLQVNENHPSLSANEKTEILLKLNQAVAFENYLHTKFVGQKRFSLEGGETLIPALDQLISRSSQLGVDEVVLGMAHRGRLNVLTNIFGKSYKQIFSEFEGKEFEEDVFSGDVKYHLGSSKKIKTASGEEVCINLTPNPSHLETVAALVEGICRAKVDDKYKDYSKVLPIIIHGDGAIAGQGIAYEVAQMMTLEGYRTGGTVHIVVNNQVSFTTNYMDARSSTYCTDIAKVTESPVMHVNADDAEAVVHAIHFAADFRAKFGKDVYIDLLGYRKYGHNEGDEPRFTQPNLYKTISKHPNPREIYKDKLLKDSVTSNDVIAKMETEFKALLDKDFDASKEIEKNVMDVFMAEDWVNYPIGKRGAVQLPVDTKYDLAKLKELAIKMSTLPADKKFINKITRLFDNRVKAIEGNSLDWALGEWLAYATLLVEGHNVRISGEDVERGTFSHRHAVVKTEDTEEEYIPLKHVSESRFDVFNSHLSEYGVLGFDYGYAMASPNTLTIWEAQFGDFVNGAQIIVDQYLAAAEEKWKIQDGLVMLLPHGSEGQGAEHSSARLERFLTLCANENMVVANITSPANYFHLLRRQLKWAFRKPLVIMSPKSLLRHPKVVSPLEDFATGSFQPILDDPTADPKKVEKLVLCSGKLYFELLAKKEELNCENIALVRFEQLYPLQTDAIEAIFNKYENRKQLVWAQEEPENMGAWSYILRNFRDTGIQVVSPVPSGAPAPGSHKMFEKNQNAVINRVFDRDDAPAKRPVTA
- the odhB gene encoding 2-oxoglutarate dehydrogenase complex dihydrolipoyllysine-residue succinyltransferase produces the protein MSVLEMKVPSPGESITEVEIATWLVKDGDYVEKDQPIAEVDSDKATLELPAEQSGVITLKAEEGEVVQVGQVVCLIDMDAAKPAGGAPAAEAPKQEEVKAAEPAKQEAPKPAAPAAAPTTYATGAPSPAAKKILDEKGMDAAQVSGTGRDGRITKTDAELAAVPALGGSPLTATGSRSTTTTKLSVLRRKIAQRLVSVKNETAMLTTFNEVDMSEIFRLRKLYKEEFAQKHGVGLGFMSFFTKAVTRALEMYPDVNASIDGDFKVNYDFCDISIAVSGPKGLMVPVLRNAENMSFSAVEANIKDLATKVRDGKITVDEMTGGTFTITNGGTFGSMLSTPIINPPQSAILGMHNIIQRPVAVDGQVVIRPMMYVAMSYDHRIIDGKESVGFLVAVKEGIDNPVEVLMGGDERKGLGL
- the apaG gene encoding Co2+/Mg2+ efflux protein ApaG — encoded protein: MMFSKMTSNIKVSVIPEYDSKNSYPSENRYVFKYNITIENDGSFPIKVLKRKWLIFDVGFGYTEIIGDGVIGLTPEIGTGENFAYFSNVMLRSGVGNMSGKYLIKNLETQETLEIDIPKFNLLSEVLSN
- a CDS encoding T9SS type A sorting domain-containing protein, which produces MKKILLSLTAIAGTFIHAQTALHGADWHLKKIVKSNVTYTLPQNSEIASPVLTFSSGPNATTDMNAPICGANIWAKLYNIEITANSFNSWAMGVGNTNTCTLPENIAFYTQYYEYFSLSANNYNYQITYNGGTRDLVITNSYGDQAFYHSGLLGTKENQSKQSYKTVSIYPNPVKEGVIHLKNTERVEWIKVYNPEGKLILQSHSSDTEINVSNLLKGGYFMEVKSQSGISRHQLIKE
- a CDS encoding 3'-5' exonuclease, encoding MDFCAIDFETATHEKSSACEMGICVVQDSKIVETKTWLIKPPSFPYFSKFNIAVHGIQPEDVQDAPTFDEIWYEAEELMYGSLMIAHNAGFDASVLRGCFEHYGIFPPKMNYLCSIQLAKKSWNYLPKYGLKPLAEYHQIQFNHHRAGADAEVCAKISLLAFEKLFITRNEEINESVLKNYIKKL
- a CDS encoding glycosyltransferase family 2 protein is translated as MQNKLAVAILNWNGKNWLEKFLPSVVQFSQDADIYVIDNLSTDDSITFLNTHFPSVKIIRNDKNYGFAGGYNEGLKKINNEYYCLLNSDVEVTENWIEPVLSLFQKNSTISAIQPKILSYHNKKSFEFAGAGGGLIDNLSYPYCRGRVFDDLEEDKGQYNDETEIFWASGCCFFIRSKDFWEQKGFDERFFAHQEEIDLCWRLINSGKKIFYTGKSTVYHVGGGTLNKQSAQKTYLNIRNNLSMMLKNLPFPKLIWLIFFRLCLDGVAGIYFGLKYGFPHLWAVLRAHFGFYTQLPGTWKLRQNHQKDQFYQSKWLIFKHFLGGNKK
- a CDS encoding lysophospholipid acyltransferase family protein → MSFLIKILFFISKLPLRILYVFSDVMFFLNYYLVGYRKKVITQNLRNSFPEKSEDEIQKIRKKFYHNFSDYLVETIKSFSISETEARVRMQHINQDLFHEVKAEGKNIILLAGHVFNWEWINALAKIVPQKHCHPVYRKVNSNFWENQMKKVRNKFGNEALEANEVIRNIFKSPNNGDSIYMFVADQTPHFSHVTYGLEFLNQRTPAFIGYDKLATRMDLAFIYCEMKKVKRGYYQVNYYRIYPDNEKFTEHEVVRKFHKMLENTLHKHPDNYLWSHRKWKYQDSIKIFDTEKN
- a CDS encoding thioredoxin family protein, with the translated sequence MKKLTILAFLGLGVLSFSQNTNLPKEERVRDNALLVKTDHAELDAKKKAAEEKAKLPKPYNPKADAQADINKLVAQAKKEGKNIMIQAGGNWCIWCLRFNNFVQQTPELKELVDKNYLYYHLNYSPDNKNEKVFVQYDNPGEKFGYPVFIVLDKNGKMIKVQQSDVLEEGKGYSKDKVKEFFNAWKPKA
- a CDS encoding aldehyde dehydrogenase, coding for MEIEEILQSQRDFFKTQQTKSLAFRKMYIEKLRNLIISNENMLYEAIYKDFGKSKFDTFTTEISFILNDIDYYLKNLKSLAKPQKVSTNLVNQLGKSKIHSEPLGNILVIGAWNYPYQLSLSPIIAAMAAGNCCILKPSEIAENTMKAMSTIINKNFPPEYLYVYEGGIDETTALLKLKFDKIFFTGSTKVGKIIYKAAAEHLTPVVLELGGKSPAIVTKNANLEIAAKRIVWGKFLNAGQTCVAPDYLLVDESIQEQFLEMLRKYSREFKYSADSEQYTRIINQRNFQRLIHLIDQEKIYFGGNFDEENRYIEPTILHNIDWKDPIMEEEIFGPLLPVISFSNYNIALNAVLELEKPLAAYLFTNNAEEKENFTQRLSFGGGCINDVVMHLSNDNLPFGGVGNSGIGNYHGKFGFAAFSHQKAILEKATWGEPNIKYPPYSEKKLSWIKKLL